A stretch of Planococcus citri chromosome 5, ihPlaCitr1.1, whole genome shotgun sequence DNA encodes these proteins:
- the Chrac-16 gene encoding chromatin accessibility complex protein 1: protein MESKKANGSSAKKESLLPISRIRIIMKSSPDTENIGQDSLFLVARSTELFVKYLTHKAYEMHKREKQKVLDYPSLADAVQTMESMAFLKEIMPRKITVKEYKEKLQNLDSDSNGEESS, encoded by the exons ATGGAATCGAAAAAAGCCAATGGAAGTTCCGCAAAGAAGGAGTCATTACTACCGATTAGTCGTATTAGAATTATTATGAAAAGTTCTCCCGATACTGAAAATATTGGTCAAGATTCACTATTTCTAGTAGCTCGATCAACG GAACTATTCGTCAAGTATTTAACGCATAAAGCTTATGAAATGCATaaacgagaaaaacaaaaagtcCTAGATTATCCTTCGTTAGCTGATGCAGTACAAACTATGGAAAGTATGGCATTTCTGAAAG AAATAATGCCTAGAAAAATTACTGTGAAAGAATATAAAGAAAAACTGCAGAATTTAGATTCAGATTCAAATGGTGAAGAATCTTCTTAG
- the LOC135847258 gene encoding uncharacterized protein LOC135847258 isoform X2, giving the protein MLNTIKNPYVSVAMTDDLRDNFIEAYNANKPNIPERIKILAENKFKSDIQLEDILWLKKKLPKDVRIYKLLENCDVKLPAPELEPRNPELEARIQKLKVLEEERRYQDMTRNVDTSRVRHPEDSIAYQSSCTTFMCLPFLSKNYITSWFQSERDESSVDRGSTSCALD; this is encoded by the exons ATGCTGAACACGATTAAAAATCCATATGTCTCGGTCGCCATGACCGATGACTTACGCGATAATTTCATCGAAGCGTATAATGCCAATAAACCAAACATTCCCGAAAGAATAAAAATCTTggctgaaaataaattcaaaagtgaTATCCAACTCGAAGATATTCTatggttgaagaaaaaattacctaaagacGTTCGTATTTATAAATTATTGGAAAACTGCGACGTTAAATTACCAGCTCCCGAGTTAGAGCCTAGAAATCCGGAATTAGAAGCCAGAATTCAAAAACTCAAAGTGTTAGAAGAAGAACGTAGATATCAAGATATGACTAGAAATGTAGATACATCGAGAGTTCGTCATCCCGAAGATAGCATCGCATATCAAA GTTCCTGTACTACATTCATGTGtttaccatttttatcgaaaaactaCATAACTTCTTGGTTCCAAAG TGAAAGAGATGAATCGTCAGTTGATCGGGGTTCTACAAGTTGTGCTCTCGATTAG
- the LOC135847258 gene encoding uncharacterized protein LOC135847258 isoform X1 codes for MLNTIKNPYVSVAMTDDLRDNFIEAYNANKPNIPERIKILAENKFKSDIQLEDILWLKKKLPKDVRIYKLLENCDVKLPAPELEPRNPELEARIQKLKVLEEERRYQDMTRNVDTSRVRHPEDSIAYQMKEMNRQLIGVLQVVLSISTGFAFGFIGINWLIGPLEVSVRLVLGLVSAFVIGTAELYFFVKKIAETLDPPPATNKKKI; via the exons ATGCTGAACACGATTAAAAATCCATATGTCTCGGTCGCCATGACCGATGACTTACGCGATAATTTCATCGAAGCGTATAATGCCAATAAACCAAACATTCCCGAAAGAATAAAAATCTTggctgaaaataaattcaaaagtgaTATCCAACTCGAAGATATTCTatggttgaagaaaaaattacctaaagacGTTCGTATTTATAAATTATTGGAAAACTGCGACGTTAAATTACCAGCTCCCGAGTTAGAGCCTAGAAATCCGGAATTAGAAGCCAGAATTCAAAAACTCAAAGTGTTAGAAGAAGAACGTAGATATCAAGATATGACTAGAAATGTAGATACATCGAGAGTTCGTCATCCCGAAGATAGCATCGCATATCAAA TGAAAGAGATGAATCGTCAGTTGATCGGGGTTCTACAAGTTGTGCTCTCGATTAGCACCGGATTCGCTTTTGGATTTATTGGAATAAACTGGTTGATCGGTCCTTTGGAAGTAAGTGTTCGTCTCGTGCTCGGCCTTGTCTCCGCTTTCGTCATCGGTACAGCTGAATTGTATTTCTTCGTGAAGAAAATCGCCGAAACATTGGATCCTCCTCCTGCgactaataaaaagaaaatttag